The genomic segment TCATGGCGCTGGTGGGCGAGAAGTGGACGGTAATCGTTGTTGTGATGCTGTCGGGCGGCCCGAGGCGGTTCAAGGAATTGCAGCGGATGATCCCCGGCGTTTCACAGCGGATGTTGACCCTCACGCTTCGCGGGCTGGAGCGGGACGGGCTGGTCGCCCGGACCGTGTTCCCGACCGTACCGCCGCGCGTGGACTACGCGCTCACCGAACTCGGCGAATCCCTCCGCGCGCCGGTCCTTGCGCTGGGCACATGGGCGCGTGAGAACCGCGCCCAGATCGAGGCGGCACGCGATCGGTACGACCGCGCGGCCGAACGTGCCGCTCCGCGCGCCGCCGGGCCGGATGAGGTGCGGTGAGGGCCCTGTCCGTCCGGGGCTTCACCCCGCCATTTCCGCCCAGTCCTTTGGTTTGAGCCAGTAGTCCGTCAGTTCCGCCTCCGGCGTGCCGGGCGCCGGACGGTAATCGTAGACGTACCGCACGACCGGCGGCAGGCTCATCAGGATGCTTTCCGTGCGGCCGTCGGTCTTCAGCCCGAACACCGTGCCGCGGTCGTACACCAGGTTGAACTCCACGTACCGGCCCCGCCGCACCTCCTGGAAGAAGCGCTGTTCCGGCGTGTAGGGCAGCGCCTTGCGGCGTTCCACAATGGGCACGTACGCATCGAGAAACGCGTCCCCCGCGGCCCGCACGAACGCGAACGCCTCGTCCGTCGCGTCCATGTAGTCGAAGAAGATGCCGCCCACGCCGCGGGCCTCGCCCCGGTGCTTGATGTGGAAGTACTCGTCGCAGTCCTTCTTCATCTTCGCGTAATCGGCCGCGGCCGGGTGCGCGCCGCACACCGACTTCCACACCCGGTGGAAGCCGATCACGTCCTCCTTGAACGGGTAGTACGGGGTCAGGTCGGCACCGCCCCCGAACCACGCCTTCGAGCCGTGCGTGAGGAACCGGAAGTTCGCGTGAACCGTCGGCACCAGCGGGCTGCGCGGGTGGATCACCAGAGACACGCCCGCTGCGGTAAACGCCAGACCGTCCCCGGGGATCTGCTTCGCGAACTCCGGGCTGAACTCGCCGAATACTTCGGAGAAGTTCACCCCGCCCTTCTCGAACACCGCGCCGTTCTCGATCACCCGCGATCGCCCGCCCCCTCCGCCTCCCGGGGGGGGGGAACCCCCGCGGGTTCCCCCTCGCACCCCCTCCTGCCTCCGGGTCCACACGTCCTCGCGGAACGAGGAACCGCCGTCGGCCTGCTCCAGGCCGGCGCAGATGCGGTTCTGGAGTTCCTTGAAGTAAGTCACAGCGGTCGCGTGCATAACGGACCCTCCGATCCGGTTTCATCCCGATATGGGCGTTTTAAGTTCCGGTGTGCTCCGTGGCAAACTGCATTCGCGCGGGGTATCTTGAGAGCGCCAGTTTTCTCACCCGGCCGGGAGAGCATTTGATGCGCTACACTCTGGTCCTGATCGCCACGGCGCTCGTTCTGCCATCCGCCGTTCGAGCGGCCGATCCGCCCGTCACGTTCCAGACCCACTCGCTGGACCGCGCGCTGTTCGACCTGCGGACCGCGGCGGACTTCGTGGGCGGGGAGCCGGCCGTCAAGGCCGTGAACAAGGGGATCCAGAACCTTTTCGGTGAGAAGGGGTTCGAGGGACTGGACATCAACCGCCCGGTCGCCGGGTACGTGATTCTGGCCCCGAAACCGGAAGACATTACGGCGGTCGTGGCGCTGCCGGTCACCGACGAGAAGGCGTTCCTCGCACTGTGCGACCGGGCGAGCAACGAGAAACACAAGGACCTGGGCAAGGGCCTGTACCAGCTCCCCGCGCCGGACGGCCCGGTCAAGGCGCGGCTGCGGTTCAGCGACGGCTACGCCTACATCGCCTACGGGTTCAGTCCCGAGCCGGCACTCGGTGCCAGTGCGATGGTCCCGGTCGGCAAACTGTACGACCCGACCGAAAAGGCCACCGTCGCGGCCAAGCTCCACTTCGACCGCGTCACGCCCGAGGTGAAGAAGGCGTTACCGGGGGTGCTGAAGGGGATCAAAACGGCCCTCTTCGCGGCCCCCGGTATCGGGGGCCAGGAAAAGATGATCCTCGCCCCGTTCGAAGAGGCGCTGGATCAACTCGCGGTCCGCTACGCGCTCCTCCTGGGCGGTGCGGACACCGCGACGGTGCGGGTGAGTATCGACGCGCCGACCAGCGACCTGGTCGTGGAGGCGACGCTCACCCCCAAGCCGGAAACGGCGCTGGCGAAGGAACTCGCGGCGCTCAAGCCGACCGGGAACCGGTTCGGCGGGCTGATCACCGCGGACACCGCCGCCGGGTTCCAGACGCGGTTGCCGTTTTTCTTCAACGACGAACTGAAGACCGCGACCGTGAAGGCGCTGGAAGAGGGGCAGAAACTGGTCGCCAAGCCGGGATCTTGGAAGGAAACCAGCGACGAACTGTTCAAGGGGCTGATCCGCACCGTGAAGTCGGGCGAAGCGGATGTCGTCGCCGGCGTGCGCGGGCCGGACAAGGACGGCGATTTTGCGCTCGCTGGCGCCGTTGCGTTCGCGGAGCCCGCGGCGCTCGAAAAAGAGTTCAAGAGCCACTTCGAGAAAAACGCGCCCCCGAGCGAGCAGGACAGGATGAAATGGAACGCCGCAAAGGCCGGCGCGGTGAACATTCACACCTACAAGCTCCCAGAACAAGACGTTTCCGATTTCGGAAAGCCCTTCGGCGGCAACAAGAGCACCCTCGCGTTCGCGTTCGCGCCCACGGGCATCTTTTTCGTCGTGGGTCCGGACCCGGTCCCGGTCATCAAGGACGCGCTCGCGGTCAAACCGGCCGCGGCGCCGGTGCTCGACGTCGTGGTGAACCCGGCCCGCGTGATCCAGTTCGTCGAGAAGGCCGGCGGGCGGGCGCAGGACGCGGAGATCTTACTCGGCAAGGAGGACAAGCTCCGCTCCGCGACCTCGCTCCGCGTGACCGGCGGGGCGGACGTGCGTGTCCGGTACGCGCTCAACTTGCGGCTCTTCCCGCGGGCCGCGGCCGGGGCAATCGTCACGACGGAGAAGGTGGAACGGTTCGAGAAGAAGTGACCCCGGCGCGGAACGGTCCGCCGGTGGCACCAGGAGGCACGGACGTTCCTGTCACGCCGGCGCGACCGATGAACCGCGCGTCGTTTTGAAAGTCGGGGCGCTCGACCGTGTCGAACCGCCGCGGTATCATGAGCGCGGTTCGTCACCCACTCGGAGTCCGCCCGTGCGTTATACCCTGGTTCTGACCGCCGCGGCCCTGTTCGCGCCGGCCGCCCTTCGGGCGGCCGATCCGCCCATCACCTTCCAGACGCATACGCTCGACCGGGTCCTCGGCGAGGTCCGCACCGCCGCGAACTTCGTGGGCGGCGAGCGGGCCATCAAAGCGCTGAACGATTCGATCAAGGGCGGCCTGGGCGAAAAGGGCTTCGAGGGCATCGACCTCACCAAGCCGGTGGTCGGGTACGTACTTCTGGCGCCGAAGCCGGAGGACATCACCGCGGTGGTGGCGCTGCCGGCCTCCGACGAGAAGGCGTTCCTCGCGCTGTGCGACCGGGTAAACAACGTGAAACACAAGGACCTGGGCAAGGGCCTGTACCAGCTCCCGCCGCTGGACCCGCGGTACAAGGCGCGGCTGCGGTTCAGCGACGGCTACGCCTACATCGCCTACGGGGCCGAACCGGAGCCGGCGCTGGACCCGAAGGCCATCGTGCCCGTCGGCAAGCTCTACGCGCCGGCCGAGAACGCGGCGTTCGCCGGCACGCTCCACTTCGACCGCCTCACCCCGGAAGTAAAGGCCACGCTGGTTACCGTCCTGATGGACTGGAAGAAAGAGCTGATGGCGAAAGTCGATCCCAACGCGCCGGAGCAGGCGGCCATCAAGCCGCTCTTCGCGGAACTCGAAAAGCTCGCCCGCCGCTACCTGCTGCTGCTCGGCGGCGCGGACACCGCGGCGCTGCGCGTGAGCCTCGACCCGGCGACCTCGGACGTCGTGGTCGAGACCACGCTCACCCCCAAACCGAAAACCGAACTGGCGAAGCAGATCGCCGCGCGCCAGCCGGGCAAGAACCGGTTCGCCGGCCTCATGACGCCGGACACGGTCGCGGGCTTCTATTACTCCGCGCCGCTGTTCGCGGAGGAGATCCGCACCGGGTACGCCGCCCTCACCGAGCAGCAGTCGAAGGACATGCTCCCGAACGTGCCGGAAGTCGCCAAGGCGACCGTCGAGGAGCTGTTCAAGGGCCACGCCCGGGGCCTGAAGGCGGGCGAGTTTGATATGGCCGTCGCCGTGCGCGGCCCGGACAAGGACGGCCTGTTCCGCGCCGTCGCGGCCCTGTCGTTCGACGACCCGGCGGCGCTGGAGAAGGCGTTCAAGAAGTTCATGGACACGGACGGGCCGCCCCCAGGGGTCGGCACGTTCAAGTGGAACGCGGACAAGGCCGGCACCGTGGACATCCACACCTACGTGTTCAACGGCGCGGGGCTCCCGCCCCCGTACAAGGTGTTCGGTGACGACAACACCGTCGCGTTCGCCGGCGCCCCGAAGGGCATTTACGTCACCATGGGGCCGGACGCGGTCGGCACGCTCAAAGACGCGCTGAAGGTGAAACCGGTCGAGGCGCCGGCGCTCGAGGTCGTCGTCAACCCCGCGAAGGTCGCCGGCCTGGTCGAAAAGGGGGGCGGCAACCCGCTCGACATCGAGCGCGGGCTGGGCCGGGAAAACAAGCTCCTGTCCGCCACGTCGCTCCGCATCATCAGTGGTAAGGAGCTGACCGTGCGGTACGCGCTCAGTCTCAAGTTGCTCCCGCGGGCCGGTTTTGAAGCATCGACCACGCGCGATTAGTTACGACCCGGGTGAGTGACCGAGTTGCCGGATCGGGGTGTTTGCTGTCGCTTGAATCGACATAAGCCCCGGCCGGCAGAACAAATCACTGTTGGTTCTCCGGGCACGGCGCGACACAAATCGGTCACCTGCGAACATCGCTGGGGGCTGGCAGCGACGCGGGAAAAGCCGCCTCGCGGCGTTCTCGTAGCTCAGCGCCCCCGCTCCCCCGCTCCCGCAAGGGAGCGGGCCAAGACATTGACCGCCCTCTGTCAGTCGTGTTTCGGCGGCGGGGCCGTCTTCGTTTGCCCGACCGCCGCCCGCACCCGTGCGGCGCGCTCCGCCGCGCGGCGCACGCCGACGAGCCGCACCACCCGCCCGGCGGTGCGGATCTCGACCCACCCGACGCCGACCAGGCGGTTCGCCCACCCGGCCCCCGAACGCACCTCGGTGATCTCGCTCAACCAGAGCGGCGGAACCGGCGGGTGCCGGAAGCCGAAATCGACCAGCACGGCCCGGTCCGTCAGACGGTACGTGTACGTGGCCGCGCGGTACAGGTACACGGCCGCCAGTGCCGGCCACACGCCCCACGCCAGTGCGAACACCGCCAGCGCGCCGAACCGTGCGGCCAGTTCGGAGAGGTCGTCGAGGTACCACCGCCCGGTCCACACGAGGAGCGAGGCGACGGCGGCCCCCACAACCGCGGGGGCCGCCGCGCGGGGGTGGTAGCCGGCCCACCACCGGTCGGCCTGCGCCGGATCGTCCGCCCGCCGGTCGGTCGGCATCGCGCCCTCGAAGTATTGGACGTTGCGCCCCGTGGTCTGAAAACGGCGGCACAGATCGGAGAAGACGTACAATTCGGATTATCTTTCTATCCCTTCGGGTCAAAGAGAAAAAAAACACGCCTTGGCCTTATCGTGTTGAATTTCTGTGTGAAAGTGAATAATAAAGGGGTCAAACTCCTGTCCTTGGCTCGTACCCGGGTGTAGGATGTTGGTTTAACGGCCCTTTGCCCGAACTACTCTCGCCCCGAAAAAGACGACAATCGTATGAACTACCTTCACCAGCGGCGATTGGTCCTCACGCAGGCGTTCAAGGCGAAGGGCGTGGACGCGTTCCTGGTCACGACGCCCGTCAACGTGAGCTACCTCACCGGGTTCACCGGCGAAGACAGCTACTTCGTCATTAACGCCAAGCACGAAATTTTGGTCAGCGACTCGCGCTTCGACGAGCAGATCAAAGAGGAGTGCGCGGACCTGGAGGCGCACATCCGCCCGCTCACCCGGACGACGCTCGAGGCGGCGGCCGAGGTGCTGACCAAGATCGGCGCGAAGTCCGTCGGCGTCGAGGGGAACCGGCTCACGCTCGGCGCGCTGGAGCAGCTCAAGGCCCTCGCCCCGAAGCTCACGTTCGTGCCGCTGGAGGGGCTGGTCGAGACGCAGCGGATGGTGAAGGACCCCGGCGAGGTGGAGAAGATCCGCGAGGCGGTGCGGGTCGCCGAGCGCGGGTTCCGCATGTTCGTCGCCACGCTCCGCGAGGCCGACACCGAGAAGGAGATGGTGGACGCGCTGGAAGGGTACGTGCGCCGGGCCGGCGCGCGGGGCACCTCGTTCCCGCCGATCATCGCCGTCGGCGAGCGGGGCGCGCTGCCGCACGCGCCGCCCACCGCCAAGGAACTCGGCGACGGCAGCAAGCTCCTGGTGGACTGGGGCGCGGACCTGGGCTACAAGTCCGACCTGACCCGCACGCTCCGCAGCCCGTTCGGCACCGCGCCGAGCCGCCGCAACAAGCAGGAGCGCGTCGGGTACGACTTCGACAAGCTGTACGCGGTGGTCCTGGCGGCGCAGAACGCGGCCCTGGCCGCGATCCGGCCGGGGGTGAAGGCGAAGGACGTGGACGCCGCGGCCCGCGCGGTGTTCGCCAACGCCAAGCTCGACAAGTACCCCGACCTGAAGCTCGACAAGTGCTTCACGCACGGCCTCGGCCACGGTATCGGGCTGGAAGTTCATGAAGGCCCCAAGGTGCGGGCCAACTCCGAGGACGTCCTCGAGGCCGGTATGGTGATCACCATCGAGCCCGGCATCTACATCCCCAACTGGGGCGGCATCCGCATCGAGGACGATGTCCTCGTCACCCACGACGGGTTCAAATTGCTCACCACCCTGTCCCGCGAAGCCGCCACGCTGTCGGTCAGCTAACCGGGCTGAACGGTCTCAGGTCATAAAGTCGCAGGTCGTAAAGTCGAAAACCTCTCTCGTTGGGGCTTTCGACTTTACGACCTGCGACTTTATGACCTGAGACTGCTTCCCCTCCTACCTACTGTCCCCTTCACTTTCCGGGCCATAGACTACCCTTCTCATTCCCCGGTCGCACCGGGGGTTTCGTTTTGGGGGTCTCGCGTGGCCGACGACAAATGGGATGCGCCCCGGCCGTTCGATGTCAGGACGGTCGAGTATCTCTTGAAAATGATGTCTCAGCACGACCTCTCCGAGATCGATCTGAAGGAGGGCGAGCAGCGCATTCGCCTCCGAAAGGGCGGGGCGAGTCCCGTCGTTTACGCCCCGGTCGCGCACGCGCCGGCGCCGCCCGTCGCGCCGGCGCCGCCCGTCGCGCCGGCGGCCCCGGCCGCGCCCCCGCCGGGCCGGCGCCGCCGGCCGCGGCGAAGAACCTGATCGAGATCAAGTCGCCGATGGTCGGCACGTTCTACCCCAAGCCGGACCCGAAGAAGCCGGAGTACGTGACCGTGGGCAGCAAGGTCACGCCCAAGACGGTCGTGTGCAAGGTGGAGGCGATGAAACTGTTCAACGAGATCACCGCCGATTGCACCGGCACCGTCGTTGAGGTGTGCGTGAAGGACGGCGATCCGGTCGAGTACAACCAGGTACTGTACCGGGTGGAGCCCTCTTAAGTTCGGCAGTCGAAAGTCATCAGGTCGCAAGTCGTAAAGTCGAAGACCTGAATGGCGAATAACTTTACGACTTTCGTCTTTACGACGTTTGACACTTGGAGCGGCCGTGAAGCTCGGCTTTGCGGGCGACAGGTCGCGAGGAACAAGAGCACGGCCGTGAGGCCCGGCTTTGCGGGCGACAGGTCGCGAGGAACAAGAGCACGGCCGTGAAGCCCGGCTTTGCGGGCGACAGGTCGCGAGGAACAAGAGCACGGCCGTGAAGCCCGGCTTTGCGGGCGACAGGTCGCGATCACAATATGGCTATGTTCACCAAAATTCTTGTCGCCAACCGCGGGGAGATCGCGCTGCGGGTGATCCGCGCGTGTCACGACCTCAACATCGAGGCC from the Frigoriglobus tundricola genome contains:
- a CDS encoding winged helix-turn-helix transcriptional regulator, producing the protein MADLRDHLRRGDHARISEGCKPSAEIMALVGEKWTVIVVVMLSGGPRRFKELQRMIPGVSQRMLTLTLRGLERDGLVARTVFPTVPPRVDYALTELGESLRAPVLALGTWARENRAQIEAARDRYDRAAERAAPRAAGPDEVR
- the hemF gene encoding oxygen-dependent coproporphyrinogen oxidase — translated: MHATAVTYFKELQNRICAGLEQADGGSSFREDVWTRRQEGVRGGTRGGSPPPGGGGGGRSRVIENGAVFEKGGVNFSEVFGEFSPEFAKQIPGDGLAFTAAGVSLVIHPRSPLVPTVHANFRFLTHGSKAWFGGGADLTPYYPFKEDVIGFHRVWKSVCGAHPAAADYAKMKKDCDEYFHIKHRGEARGVGGIFFDYMDATDEAFAFVRAAGDAFLDAYVPIVERRKALPYTPEQRFFQEVRRGRYVEFNLVYDRGTVFGLKTDGRTESILMSLPPVVRYVYDYRPAPGTPEAELTDYWLKPKDWAEMAG
- a CDS encoding M24 family metallopeptidase, with the translated sequence MNYLHQRRLVLTQAFKAKGVDAFLVTTPVNVSYLTGFTGEDSYFVINAKHEILVSDSRFDEQIKEECADLEAHIRPLTRTTLEAAAEVLTKIGAKSVGVEGNRLTLGALEQLKALAPKLTFVPLEGLVETQRMVKDPGEVEKIREAVRVAERGFRMFVATLREADTEKEMVDALEGYVRRAGARGTSFPPIIAVGERGALPHAPPTAKELGDGSKLLVDWGADLGYKSDLTRTLRSPFGTAPSRRNKQERVGYDFDKLYAVVLAAQNAALAAIRPGVKAKDVDAAARAVFANAKLDKYPDLKLDKCFTHGLGHGIGLEVHEGPKVRANSEDVLEAGMVITIEPGIYIPNWGGIRIEDDVLVTHDGFKLLTTLSREAATLSVS
- a CDS encoding acetyl-CoA carboxylase biotin carboxyl carrier protein encodes the protein MVGTFYPKPDPKKPEYVTVGSKVTPKTVVCKVEAMKLFNEITADCTGTVVEVCVKDGDPVEYNQVLYRVEPS